Proteins from a genomic interval of Kitasatospora herbaricolor:
- a CDS encoding ABC transporter permease, whose amino-acid sequence MSTITPTPAVKDRPADGPTKRGRSPLASLGGQNLSLIGALVLVLGLFGVLNDNYLSVPNMQVIAEAATITGLLAVVQTAVIICGGLDISVGSQAGVASVVSAMAFTTTGSNALAGIAAAVGVGLLVGILNGVIIVYGRVNPTIATLAGLAAYKGLAQLISDGRAQGYVLNNDVFVFLGRGKIAGLPVMVWILIVVALAVHLLLKYTDIGRNIYAIGGNDTAARLAGININKYLVAVYALIGVVAALAGILLTARTGSGQPTSGSEGLELKAITAAALGGAALKGGKGGIGGTLLAVALLGALENGLTVQGINAFWQNVAQGALLVVAVVIQQRRNGERRIGLPA is encoded by the coding sequence ATGAGCACCATCACCCCCACCCCGGCCGTGAAGGACCGGCCCGCGGACGGGCCCACCAAGCGGGGGCGTTCCCCGCTGGCCTCGCTGGGCGGCCAGAACCTCAGCCTGATCGGCGCGCTGGTGCTGGTCCTGGGCCTGTTCGGCGTGCTGAACGACAACTACCTCAGCGTCCCCAACATGCAGGTCATCGCCGAGGCCGCCACCATCACCGGCCTGCTCGCCGTCGTCCAGACCGCCGTCATCATCTGCGGCGGCCTCGACATCTCCGTCGGCTCCCAGGCCGGCGTCGCCTCCGTCGTCAGCGCCATGGCCTTCACCACCACCGGCTCCAACGCCCTCGCCGGCATCGCCGCCGCCGTCGGCGTCGGCCTGCTCGTCGGCATCCTCAACGGCGTCATCATCGTCTACGGCCGCGTCAACCCCACCATCGCCACCCTCGCCGGCCTCGCCGCCTACAAGGGCCTCGCCCAGCTCATCTCCGACGGCCGCGCCCAGGGCTACGTCCTCAACAACGACGTCTTCGTCTTCCTCGGCCGCGGCAAGATCGCCGGCCTGCCCGTCATGGTCTGGATCCTCATCGTCGTCGCCCTCGCCGTCCACCTCCTCCTCAAGTACACCGACATCGGCCGCAACATCTACGCCATCGGCGGCAACGACACCGCAGCCCGCCTCGCCGGCATCAACATCAACAAATACCTCGTCGCCGTCTACGCCCTCATCGGCGTCGTCGCCGCCCTCGCCGGCATCCTCCTCACCGCCCGCACCGGCTCCGGCCAGCCCACCTCCGGCAGCGAAGGCCTCGAACTCAAGGCCATCACCGCCGCAGCCCTCGGCGGCGCCGCCCTCAAGGGCGGCAAGGGCGGCATCGGCGGCACCCTCCTCGCCGTCGCCCTCCTCGGCGCCCTCGAGAACGGCCTCACCGTCCAGGGCATCAACGCCTTCTGGCAGAACGTCGCCCAGGGCGCCCTCCTCGTCGTCGCCGTCGTCATCCAGCAACGCCGCAACGGCGAACGCCGCATCGGCCTCCCCGCCTGA
- a CDS encoding LacI family DNA-binding transcriptional regulator yields MVRRATTPGDGTRGRQRPPSQADVAALAGVSSQTVSRVANARSNVEPETRERVLSAMRMLGYQRNSAARALTLGRFHVLGVVTFDLAAQGNARTLAAISHAAQAAGYSVNVVCAEAQTEDAVQQAVRQLTEQAVDGLIVVEAQILDRRGFTVPGGTPVVVADGDPERRFHSVDTDQAAGATAATRHLLGLGHRTVWHIGGPQDSYAARRRAAAWHATLKDAGAPVPPLALGDWTAASGYGIGKELAARPDVTAVFAANDHMALGLMLALRDAGRRVPEDVSVVGFDDVPESAYFAPPLSTVRQDFEEVGRQCVALLLDQIDSPAGERPATRLISVTPELVVRASSARAPQDGNA; encoded by the coding sequence ATGGTACGAAGAGCGACGACGCCCGGCGACGGCACCCGAGGCAGGCAGCGCCCTCCCTCCCAGGCCGATGTCGCCGCCCTCGCCGGCGTCTCCTCGCAGACCGTCTCGCGGGTGGCCAACGCCCGCTCCAACGTCGAGCCGGAGACCCGCGAGCGGGTCCTGTCGGCGATGCGGATGCTCGGCTACCAGCGCAACAGCGCCGCCCGCGCGCTCACCCTCGGGCGGTTCCACGTGCTCGGCGTGGTCACCTTCGACCTCGCCGCCCAGGGCAACGCCCGCACGCTCGCCGCCATCTCGCACGCCGCGCAGGCGGCCGGGTACTCGGTGAACGTGGTCTGCGCGGAGGCCCAGACCGAGGACGCCGTGCAGCAGGCCGTCCGCCAGCTGACCGAGCAGGCCGTGGACGGCCTCATCGTCGTCGAGGCGCAGATCCTCGACCGGCGGGGGTTCACCGTCCCCGGCGGGACCCCGGTGGTCGTCGCCGACGGCGACCCCGAGCGCCGCTTCCACTCGGTGGACACCGACCAGGCGGCCGGCGCGACGGCGGCCACCCGCCACCTCCTCGGCCTCGGTCACCGCACCGTCTGGCACATCGGCGGCCCGCAGGACTCCTACGCCGCCCGCCGCCGCGCCGCCGCCTGGCACGCCACCCTGAAGGACGCCGGCGCGCCCGTCCCGCCGCTCGCGCTGGGCGACTGGACCGCCGCGTCCGGCTACGGGATCGGCAAGGAACTGGCCGCCCGCCCGGACGTCACCGCCGTCTTCGCCGCCAACGACCACATGGCGCTCGGCCTGATGCTCGCCCTGCGCGACGCAGGCCGCCGGGTGCCCGAGGACGTCAGCGTCGTGGGCTTCGACGACGTGCCCGAATCGGCCTACTTCGCCCCTCCGTTGAGCACCGTCCGGCAGGACTTCGAGGAGGTCGGCCGGCAGTGCGTCGCGCTCCTGCTGGACCAGATCGACTCGCCGGCCGGCGAGCGCCCCGCCACCCGGCTGATCTCCGTCACCCCCGAGCTGGTCGTCCGGGCCAGCTCCGCCCGCGCCCCGCAGGACGGGAACGCGTGA
- a CDS encoding RICIN domain-containing protein: protein MSPRKQPPARTRRTRAGAGAAAVAIAALTASTLTAPPAAAAEAAWHVTVRLDPSYQQQPFQGWGTALAWFANVTGGWPDAKRNELADDLYGANGLGFTLARYNIGGGDSPETQPYLRPGAAVPGYWNRPAAYGPPAGGTAGWTETANWWNPADPTHWNADPDPNQLWWLKAAKDRGADTFEAFSNSAPYFMTNSGLVSGASNSWQDNLRADQYDRFAAYLTGAVQRAQAATGVTFDAVSPVNEPGTSYWGAGGGQEGSHWDPASQEHIITSVRSALTGAGLSTPVSAMDETNSNLFRENWDAYGAPARAAVGKLNTHTYGTGGRTGARDIAKGTGKPLWMSEVDLGGSGPQSFTDMSPALDFAQHINDDIRELEPSAWVMWQAVEDYTNMTPGHENSNWGLIQTALTSTDPAAEPLRLNKKYWAMGNYSRFIRPGAQVIGTDSTNTLAALRPGGTGAVAVYTNSTGSDQTVTLDLGAFQSVDTATPVQRWTTDAGKNLQRDGDLTATAAKTITTTVGPGSVTTFVIPGATGVDGSLTTDPTTQVRQLLNDNGGLALSAGATSTAAPVQHSSNPADTAQQWKFTKVSGTWESTAAYRVTNVKTGKALNVNAGVLGFAAAGSSTQQRWMLSTTGNGRSTLINSASGLLLDVSGASTNDGAPVGVYKPTTGDNQSWNVRSAAPDAWKALRVRSSNKCVDVQGSSTADGAPTLQYTCAGASNQKWSLRAASPGYVNVVGLQSGKCLDVSGVSTADNAAVLLYGCNGAANQEWSVRTTATGYVTLMARHSGKCLDVSGGSLNNNAPLVQSPCTGGTSQQIKVG, encoded by the coding sequence GTGTCCCCACGCAAGCAGCCACCCGCCCGTACCCGCAGGACCCGGGCCGGCGCCGGCGCCGCCGCAGTCGCGATCGCCGCTCTCACCGCGAGCACCCTGACGGCCCCGCCCGCCGCGGCGGCCGAGGCCGCCTGGCACGTCACCGTCCGCCTCGACCCGAGCTACCAGCAGCAGCCCTTCCAGGGCTGGGGGACGGCGCTGGCCTGGTTCGCCAACGTCACCGGCGGCTGGCCGGACGCCAAGCGCAACGAGCTGGCCGACGACCTGTACGGCGCGAACGGCCTCGGCTTCACCCTCGCCCGGTACAACATCGGCGGCGGCGACAGCCCCGAGACCCAGCCGTACCTGCGCCCGGGCGCGGCGGTGCCGGGGTACTGGAACCGCCCCGCCGCGTACGGGCCGCCGGCCGGCGGCACCGCCGGCTGGACCGAGACCGCCAACTGGTGGAACCCGGCCGACCCGACGCACTGGAACGCCGACCCCGACCCGAACCAGCTCTGGTGGCTGAAGGCCGCCAAGGACCGCGGCGCCGACACCTTCGAGGCCTTCTCCAACTCCGCGCCGTACTTCATGACCAACAGCGGTCTGGTCTCCGGCGCGTCCAACAGCTGGCAGGACAACCTCCGCGCCGACCAGTACGACCGCTTCGCCGCCTACCTGACCGGGGCGGTGCAGCGCGCGCAGGCCGCCACCGGTGTGACCTTCGACGCCGTCTCCCCGGTGAACGAGCCGGGGACGTCCTACTGGGGCGCCGGCGGCGGGCAGGAGGGCTCCCACTGGGACCCGGCCTCCCAGGAGCACATCATCACCAGCGTCAGGAGCGCGCTGACCGGTGCAGGCCTCAGCACGCCGGTGTCGGCGATGGACGAGACCAACTCGAACCTGTTCCGGGAGAACTGGGACGCCTACGGCGCCCCGGCCCGCGCCGCCGTGGGCAAGCTGAACACCCACACCTACGGCACCGGCGGCAGAACCGGGGCACGCGACATCGCCAAGGGCACCGGCAAGCCGCTCTGGATGTCCGAGGTCGACCTCGGCGGCAGCGGCCCGCAGAGCTTCACCGACATGTCCCCGGCCCTCGACTTCGCCCAGCACATCAACGACGACATCAGGGAGCTGGAGCCCAGCGCCTGGGTGATGTGGCAGGCAGTCGAGGACTACACGAACATGACGCCCGGTCACGAGAACTCCAACTGGGGTCTGATCCAGACCGCCCTCACGTCCACCGACCCGGCCGCCGAGCCCCTGCGCCTGAACAAGAAGTACTGGGCGATGGGCAACTACAGCCGGTTCATCCGTCCGGGCGCCCAGGTCATCGGGACGGACTCCACGAACACGCTCGCGGCCCTGCGGCCCGGCGGTACGGGCGCGGTGGCCGTCTACACGAACTCCACCGGCTCGGACCAGACCGTCACCCTCGACCTGGGTGCCTTCCAGAGCGTCGACACCGCCACCCCGGTGCAGCGGTGGACCACCGACGCCGGCAAGAACCTGCAGCGTGACGGCGACCTGACCGCCACCGCCGCCAAGACCATCACCACGACCGTCGGCCCCGGCTCGGTGACCACCTTCGTGATCCCCGGCGCCACCGGCGTCGACGGCTCGCTGACGACCGACCCGACCACCCAGGTCAGGCAGCTGCTGAACGACAACGGCGGCCTGGCCCTGTCGGCCGGCGCGACCTCGACCGCCGCGCCCGTCCAGCACTCCTCCAACCCCGCCGACACCGCCCAGCAGTGGAAGTTCACCAAGGTCTCCGGCACCTGGGAGAGCACGGCCGCCTACCGCGTCACCAACGTGAAGACCGGCAAGGCGCTCAACGTCAACGCCGGTGTGCTCGGTTTCGCCGCCGCCGGCTCGTCCACCCAGCAGCGCTGGATGCTCTCCACGACCGGCAACGGTCGCAGCACGCTGATCAACAGCGCGTCGGGCCTCCTGCTGGACGTCTCGGGTGCCTCCACCAACGACGGCGCGCCGGTCGGCGTCTACAAGCCGACCACCGGGGACAACCAGTCCTGGAACGTGCGCAGCGCCGCCCCCGACGCCTGGAAGGCCCTGCGGGTGCGCAGCAGCAACAAGTGCGTCGACGTCCAGGGGTCCTCGACCGCGGACGGCGCGCCGACCCTCCAGTACACCTGCGCCGGTGCCTCGAACCAGAAGTGGTCCCTGCGGGCCGCGAGCCCCGGCTACGTGAACGTGGTGGGCCTGCAGAGCGGCAAGTGCCTGGACGTCTCGGGTGTCTCCACCGCCGACAACGCCGCCGTCCTGCTCTACGGCTGCAACGGGGCCGCCAACCAGGAGTGGTCGGTGCGCACCACCGCGACCGGCTACGTCACCCTGATGGCCCGGCACAGCGGCAAGTGCCTGGACGTCTCCGGCGGGTCCCTCAACAACAACGCCCCGCTGGTCCAGAGCCCCTGCACCGGGGGCACCAGCCAGCAGATCAAGGTCGGCTGA
- a CDS encoding RICIN domain-containing protein → MPRLRTILFSALLALVLPLLQGVGTAQAATVTITNGTQFSDTAGNPVQAHGGGVIKVGQYYYWFGEDRNADNTFRYVSVYRSKDLKSWEFRNHALTQAADPELGYAIIERPKVMYNAATHQFVMWMHKENGSDYGQARAAVAVSGTVDGDYSYKGSFRPLGEMSRDITTFVDDDGTGYMISAANENRDLHIYRLTADYTAIESQVQNLWAGQSREAPAMFKRNGVYFLLSSTTSNWDPNQQRYGTATSITGTWSGLTDIGDGVTYGTQTAYVLPVQGTGATSYLYMGDRWGGSFGGTVNDSKYVWLPLSFPTDTTMTMGASPQINVNAATGVITPMKATWESLTGRQSGRCADVGNYSYSPNAQVLQWGCGNGANQNFWLKNLGTGYVQIMARHSGLCLDMSGASTADGALAVQNTCNGQTSQQWQVQKVTGTSYVRLIARHSGKCLDVTNQSTANGTALEQWTCGTGTNQQWLRTITP, encoded by the coding sequence GTGCCGAGATTGCGAACGATCCTGTTCAGCGCCCTGCTGGCGCTGGTCCTTCCGCTCCTGCAGGGAGTGGGCACCGCCCAGGCGGCCACGGTGACGATCACCAACGGCACCCAGTTCAGCGACACCGCCGGCAACCCGGTCCAGGCCCACGGCGGCGGTGTCATCAAGGTCGGCCAGTACTACTACTGGTTCGGCGAGGACCGGAACGCCGACAACACCTTCCGCTACGTCTCGGTCTACCGGTCCAAGGACCTGAAGAGCTGGGAGTTCCGCAACCACGCCCTGACCCAGGCGGCGGACCCGGAGCTGGGCTACGCCATCATCGAGCGGCCCAAGGTCATGTACAACGCCGCGACGCACCAGTTCGTGATGTGGATGCACAAGGAGAACGGCTCGGACTACGGGCAGGCCCGGGCCGCGGTGGCCGTCTCCGGCACGGTCGACGGCGACTACAGCTACAAGGGCAGCTTCCGCCCGCTGGGCGAGATGTCCCGCGACATCACCACCTTCGTGGACGACGACGGCACCGGCTACATGATCTCCGCCGCCAACGAGAACCGGGACCTGCACATCTACCGGCTCACCGCCGACTACACCGCGATCGAGTCCCAGGTGCAGAACCTCTGGGCGGGCCAGTCCCGCGAGGCGCCGGCGATGTTCAAGCGCAACGGCGTGTACTTCCTGCTCAGCTCCACCACCAGCAACTGGGACCCCAACCAGCAGCGGTACGGCACCGCCACCAGCATCACCGGTACCTGGAGCGGCCTGACGGACATCGGCGACGGCGTCACCTACGGCACCCAGACCGCGTACGTGCTGCCCGTCCAGGGCACCGGAGCCACCAGCTACCTGTACATGGGCGACCGCTGGGGCGGCTCCTTCGGCGGGACGGTCAACGACTCCAAGTACGTCTGGCTGCCGCTGTCCTTCCCCACCGACACCACCATGACCATGGGTGCCTCGCCGCAGATCAACGTGAACGCCGCCACCGGTGTCATCACCCCGATGAAGGCCACCTGGGAGAGCCTGACGGGCCGCCAGAGCGGCCGTTGCGCCGACGTGGGCAACTACTCCTACAGCCCGAACGCCCAGGTACTGCAGTGGGGTTGCGGCAACGGTGCCAACCAGAACTTCTGGCTGAAGAACCTCGGCACCGGCTACGTGCAGATCATGGCCCGGCACAGCGGCCTCTGCCTGGACATGAGCGGCGCCTCCACCGCGGACGGGGCGCTCGCCGTGCAGAACACCTGCAACGGCCAGACCTCCCAGCAGTGGCAGGTCCAGAAGGTCACCGGCACCAGCTACGTCCGGCTGATCGCCCGGCACAGCGGCAAGTGCCTGGACGTCACCAACCAGTCCACCGCGAACGGCACCGCCCTGGAGCAGTGGACCTGCGGCACCGGCACCAACCAGCAGTGGCTCCGCACCATCACCCCCTGA
- a CDS encoding DUF1349 domain-containing protein yields the protein MSFDDVSSLFSRWAPAPASWQLADGVLSVRADARTDIFTDPMSGEVKRNAAMALVSPPDGDWQFSARVRVGFKASWDAGALIVVAGEEHWAKLNFEQSPDGVPSVFSVVTRGRSDDAVAGAVAGDALWLRISRIDEAFAFHVSDDGSAWRLVRQFALAGGDGPRVGVEVQSPVGEGCEVEFDEIRLTPTRLAHLFDGR from the coding sequence ATGAGCTTCGATGACGTTTCCTCCCTCTTCTCCCGGTGGGCCCCGGCCCCGGCCTCCTGGCAGCTGGCCGACGGCGTCCTGTCGGTCCGGGCCGACGCCAGGACCGACATCTTCACCGACCCGATGAGCGGCGAGGTGAAGCGCAACGCCGCCATGGCGCTGGTCAGCCCGCCGGACGGTGACTGGCAGTTCTCGGCGCGGGTCCGGGTGGGGTTCAAGGCATCGTGGGACGCGGGCGCCCTCATCGTGGTGGCCGGCGAGGAGCACTGGGCGAAGCTCAACTTCGAGCAGTCGCCGGACGGGGTGCCGAGCGTCTTCTCCGTCGTCACCCGCGGTCGGTCGGACGACGCGGTGGCGGGGGCGGTGGCGGGCGACGCGCTGTGGCTGCGGATCAGCCGGATCGACGAGGCCTTCGCCTTCCACGTCTCGGACGACGGCTCCGCCTGGCGCCTGGTCCGCCAGTTCGCCCTGGCCGGCGGGGACGGGCCCCGGGTCGGCGTCGAGGTCCAGTCGCCGGTCGGCGAGGGCTGCGAGGTCGAGTTCGACGAGATCCGCCTCACCCCGACCCGGCTGGCCCACCTCTTCGACGGCCGCTAG
- a CDS encoding alkyl/aryl-sulfatase has product MTYTPKDATPTTAATNRAAVARYDMADRQDFADADRGLIAPFPDRLYGADGRVIFDAARFDYLAEDAPAPDTVNPSLWRQSQLIRKGGLYKVVDGLYQVRNNDIANLTVVEGEDGLVVVDCMAAVESARQAMGMIREHVSDKPVSAVIYTHTHIDHYGGVKGVVDPADVASGKVPIIAPGTRASFDKHALGENVIVGNAMSRRAAYAFGSLLDLNASGCVSCGIGIASVPGVTISYISPTDSITRTGTTRDLAGLTFEFLYAPDTEAPEEMHIWIPELAALTCAENANHSLHNIQTLRGARTRDARNFARYLDETLERWGDQAQVHYGPHTWPVWGNEGVVTLLESQRDTYKYIHDQALRLANKGWTPLEAAEEIELPEALGRKWFNRGYHGTLHHDVRAVFTKELGMWDGDPVSLHPYPPVETARRFVGLIGADRILAEGRRAFEAGDYRWTAQILHTLVFAEPGNEAARQLQADAYEQLGYQAEGPQWRGIYLTAAKELREGVQPATFATASSDTVLAMPIDILFDFAAVHLVGDKAADADLRVDFRFTDLDETWTMWVRRGVLNARRGASPETLLTVSGPRPALAGVLLHPATADRLARDGAITLDGDPSVLETYGGLLDEFDPDFPIVTP; this is encoded by the coding sequence GTGACCTACACGCCGAAGGACGCCACCCCCACCACGGCCGCCACGAACAGGGCGGCGGTCGCCAGGTACGACATGGCGGACCGGCAGGACTTCGCCGACGCCGACCGGGGCCTGATCGCCCCCTTCCCGGACCGGCTGTACGGCGCGGACGGGCGGGTCATCTTCGACGCGGCCCGCTTCGACTACCTGGCCGAGGACGCCCCGGCGCCGGACACCGTCAACCCCAGCCTGTGGCGGCAGTCGCAACTGATCCGCAAGGGCGGCCTGTACAAGGTGGTGGACGGCCTCTACCAGGTGCGCAACAACGACATCGCCAACCTGACGGTGGTGGAGGGCGAGGACGGGCTGGTCGTCGTCGACTGCATGGCCGCCGTCGAGTCCGCCCGGCAGGCGATGGGCATGATCCGGGAGCACGTCAGCGACAAGCCGGTCTCCGCCGTGATCTACACCCATACCCACATCGACCACTACGGCGGGGTGAAGGGCGTGGTCGACCCCGCCGACGTGGCGTCCGGGAAGGTCCCGATCATCGCACCGGGAACCCGGGCGTCCTTCGACAAGCACGCGCTCGGCGAGAACGTCATCGTCGGCAACGCCATGTCGCGCCGCGCCGCCTACGCCTTCGGCAGCCTGCTCGACCTGAACGCCTCCGGGTGCGTCAGCTGCGGCATCGGCATCGCCTCCGTCCCGGGCGTGACCATCTCCTACATCTCCCCCACCGACTCCATCACCCGGACCGGCACCACCCGTGACCTGGCCGGTCTGACCTTCGAATTCCTCTACGCCCCCGACACCGAGGCACCGGAGGAGATGCACATCTGGATCCCGGAGCTGGCCGCGCTCACCTGCGCGGAGAACGCCAACCACTCGCTGCACAACATCCAGACCCTGCGCGGCGCCCGCACCCGCGACGCCCGCAACTTCGCCCGGTACCTGGACGAGACGCTCGAACGGTGGGGCGACCAGGCTCAGGTGCACTACGGCCCGCACACCTGGCCGGTCTGGGGCAACGAGGGCGTCGTCACCCTGCTGGAGTCCCAGCGCGACACCTACAAGTACATCCACGACCAGGCGCTGCGGCTGGCCAACAAGGGCTGGACCCCGCTGGAGGCCGCCGAGGAGATCGAGCTGCCCGAGGCGCTGGGCCGAAAGTGGTTCAACCGCGGGTACCACGGCACCCTGCACCACGACGTCCGGGCGGTGTTCACCAAGGAGCTGGGCATGTGGGACGGCGACCCGGTCTCCCTGCACCCGTACCCGCCGGTGGAGACGGCCCGCCGCTTCGTCGGCCTGATCGGCGCCGACCGGATCCTCGCCGAGGGGCGGCGTGCCTTCGAGGCGGGCGACTACCGCTGGACCGCGCAGATCCTGCACACCCTGGTCTTCGCCGAGCCCGGCAACGAGGCCGCCCGGCAGCTCCAGGCCGACGCCTACGAGCAACTGGGCTACCAGGCCGAGGGCCCGCAGTGGCGCGGCATCTACCTGACGGCCGCGAAGGAGCTGCGCGAGGGCGTCCAGCCGGCCACCTTCGCCACCGCCAGCTCCGACACCGTCCTGGCGATGCCGATCGACATCCTCTTCGACTTCGCGGCCGTCCACCTCGTCGGCGACAAGGCCGCCGACGCCGACCTGCGGGTCGACTTCCGCTTCACCGACCTCGACGAGACCTGGACGATGTGGGTGCGCCGCGGCGTGCTCAACGCCCGCCGCGGGGCGTCCCCGGAGACCCTGCTGACGGTGTCCGGCCCCAGACCGGCCCTCGCCGGTGTCCTGCTCCACCCCGCCACGGCCGACCGGCTGGCCCGCGACGGGGCGATCACCCTCGACGGCGACCCGAGCGTACTCGAGACCTACGGGGGACTCCTGGACGAGTTCGATCCCGACTTCCCGATCGTCACTCCCTGA